A genomic segment from Micromonospora echinaurantiaca encodes:
- a CDS encoding cold-shock protein: protein MAQGTVKWFNAEKGYGFIAVDGGQDVFVHFSAIEMDGYKALDDGQRVEFEIAQGQKGPQAERVRVIA, encoded by the coding sequence GTGGCACAGGGCACCGTGAAGTGGTTCAACGCCGAAAAGGGCTACGGCTTCATCGCCGTCGACGGCGGGCAGGACGTCTTCGTCCACTTCTCCGCGATCGAGATGGACGGCTACAAGGCGCTGGACGACGGCCAGCGGGTCGAGTTCGAGATCGCCCAGGGCCAGAAGGGGCCGCAGGCCGAGCGGGTGCGCGTCATCGCCTGA
- a CDS encoding GNAT family N-acetyltransferase, protein MTSDPGGPGRRVAEVRRVRPRDAARMRALRLEMLADAPLAFLETLADAAARPHAEFAARVAYTSTGTDTAQFVADPGGRFVGHAGGTTIPAEPGLTVIYAVYVTPTWRGSGLLAELVEAVAQWSRACGRPELMLEVVVGNDRAYRAYQRLGFVDTGVRVPHPTIPALTELQMRRPA, encoded by the coding sequence ATGACCAGCGATCCGGGCGGGCCGGGCCGCCGGGTGGCGGAGGTCCGGCGGGTCCGGCCGCGGGACGCCGCCCGGATGCGGGCGCTGCGCCTGGAGATGCTCGCCGACGCGCCGCTGGCGTTCCTGGAGACCCTGGCCGACGCGGCGGCCCGGCCGCACGCCGAATTCGCCGCACGGGTCGCGTACACCTCGACCGGCACCGACACCGCGCAGTTCGTGGCCGACCCCGGTGGCCGGTTCGTCGGGCACGCCGGGGGCACGACGATCCCGGCCGAGCCCGGCCTCACCGTGATCTACGCGGTCTACGTGACCCCGACCTGGCGCGGCAGTGGACTGCTCGCCGAACTGGTCGAGGCGGTGGCGCAGTGGTCAAGGGCGTGCGGCCGGCCCGAGCTGATGCTGGAGGTGGTGGTCGGCAACGACCGCGCCTACCGGGCCTACCAGCGGCTGGGCTTCGTCGACACCGGCGTCCGGGTGCCCCACCCCACCATCCCCGCCCTGACCGAACTCCAAATGCGCCGCCCCGCCTAA
- the paaN gene encoding phenylacetic acid degradation protein PaaN — translation MTETPHPLYDRHADTLDRALTAITERGYWSAYPESPSPRVYGETAAADGKAAFEAYLGGDFPLDQPGTGDRVATETSPFGVPLDVRYPHAGADELVAAATAALPAWRDAGPRARVGVCLEILDRLHKHIFELANAVQFTSGQAFVMAFQAGGAHALDRALEALAYAYAEMTRHPGTAGWEKAAGKGDPLRMTKTFHVVPRGVSLVIGCNTFPTWNSYPGLFASLVTGNPVIVKPHPRAVLPLAITIRYAREVLAEAGFDPNLVLLAAEAPGEKLASTLALHPAVKIVDFTGSTEYGDWLEANARQAAVYTEKAGLNTVVIDSTDDFAGMCRNLGFTLTLYSGQMCTTSQNILIPAGGIETDQGHKSFDEVAGGIAAAVGKLTADPARGVELTGAVVNDGVLERLDEVTKVGEPVLESRTVEHPAFPGAVVRTPTVVKVGADDTATYGREWFGPISFVIPTDSTAHSLEIMRKTVGEKGALTAGVYSTDEAVLDAAEAAAIEVGVHLSCNLTGGVFVNQSAAFSDFHGSGANPAANAALTDGAYVANRFRIVQSRRHS, via the coding sequence ATGACGGAGACCCCGCACCCCCTGTACGACAGGCACGCCGACACCCTCGACCGGGCGCTGACCGCGATCACGGAGCGCGGGTACTGGTCCGCCTACCCCGAGTCCCCCAGCCCCCGGGTGTACGGCGAGACCGCCGCCGCCGACGGCAAGGCCGCCTTCGAGGCGTACCTGGGCGGCGACTTCCCCCTCGACCAGCCGGGCACCGGCGACCGGGTCGCCACCGAGACCAGCCCGTTCGGCGTGCCGCTGGACGTCCGCTACCCGCACGCGGGCGCCGACGAGCTGGTCGCCGCCGCGACCGCCGCGCTGCCCGCGTGGCGCGACGCCGGCCCGCGGGCCCGGGTGGGCGTCTGCCTGGAGATCCTCGACCGGCTGCACAAGCACATCTTCGAGCTGGCCAACGCTGTGCAGTTCACCAGCGGGCAGGCGTTCGTGATGGCCTTCCAGGCCGGCGGCGCGCACGCCCTGGACCGGGCGCTGGAGGCGCTCGCCTACGCGTACGCGGAGATGACCCGGCACCCGGGGACGGCCGGCTGGGAGAAGGCGGCCGGCAAGGGCGACCCGCTGCGGATGACCAAGACCTTCCACGTGGTGCCCCGCGGAGTGAGCCTGGTCATCGGCTGCAACACCTTCCCGACCTGGAACTCCTACCCGGGGCTGTTCGCCTCCCTGGTCACCGGCAACCCGGTGATCGTCAAGCCGCACCCCCGCGCCGTCCTGCCGCTCGCGATCACCATCAGGTACGCCCGCGAGGTGCTCGCCGAGGCCGGCTTCGACCCCAACCTGGTGCTGCTGGCCGCCGAGGCCCCGGGCGAGAAGCTCGCCTCGACACTGGCCCTGCACCCGGCCGTGAAGATCGTCGACTTCACCGGCTCCACCGAGTACGGCGACTGGCTGGAGGCCAACGCCCGGCAGGCCGCTGTCTACACCGAGAAGGCCGGCCTGAACACGGTGGTCATCGACTCCACCGACGACTTCGCCGGGATGTGCCGCAACCTCGGCTTCACGCTGACCCTCTACAGCGGCCAGATGTGCACCACCTCGCAGAACATCCTGATCCCCGCCGGCGGCATCGAGACCGACCAGGGGCACAAGAGCTTCGACGAGGTGGCCGGCGGGATCGCCGCCGCGGTCGGCAAGCTCACCGCCGACCCGGCCCGCGGGGTGGAGCTGACCGGGGCGGTCGTCAACGACGGCGTGCTGGAACGGCTGGACGAGGTGACCAAGGTCGGTGAGCCGGTGCTGGAGTCGCGTACCGTCGAGCACCCGGCCTTCCCCGGCGCGGTGGTCCGCACCCCGACGGTGGTCAAGGTCGGCGCGGACGACACCGCGACCTACGGCCGGGAGTGGTTCGGGCCGATCTCGTTCGTCATCCCCACCGACTCGACAGCGCACAGCCTGGAGATCATGCGGAAGACCGTCGGCGAGAAGGGCGCGCTCACCGCCGGCGTCTACTCCACCGACGAGGCGGTGCTGGACGCCGCCGAGGCGGCGGCCATCGAGGTCGGGGTGCACCTGTCCTGCAACCTGACCGGCGGGGTGTTCGTGAACCAGTCGGCGGCCTTCTCCGACTTCCACGGCAGCGGCGCCAACCCGGCGGCGAACGCGGCGCTGACGGACGGGGCTTACGTGGCTAACCGGTTCCGGATCGTGCAGTCTCGTCGGCATTCCTGA
- a CDS encoding GNAT family N-acetyltransferase, which translates to MSITIAPIEATDQAAIDAAYRVGAAANDADLPDFPPFCRRRFEAAVRHPMPGTAALWALARLDGEPAGYLALDLPELDNTDNATADLIVHPAHRRRGVGRALHEHGVRLLRGRGRKRVVGMAVSALPGGPSRPAAGAAFAAALGAHPALLEVRRRLDVTRLDQAGLDALLAEARGGATGYRTVQWRGGTPEEHLADIAYLDGRLMTDSPTGDLHWEAERVDAERVRGTERALDARGRRRYHTAVRHEESGRLVAWTLLDVGASADWHAFQQITIVDPEHRGHRLGLLTKIENLRHLLAHEPAVRVIDTFNAAENAHMVRINEQLGFRPVDGWTDWQLTI; encoded by the coding sequence ATGAGCATCACGATCGCGCCGATCGAGGCCACCGACCAGGCCGCGATCGACGCGGCCTACCGGGTCGGCGCCGCGGCCAACGACGCCGACCTGCCCGACTTCCCGCCGTTCTGCCGGCGCCGGTTCGAGGCCGCCGTCCGGCACCCGATGCCGGGCACCGCCGCGCTCTGGGCGCTGGCCCGGCTGGACGGCGAACCGGCCGGCTATCTCGCCCTCGACCTGCCTGAACTGGACAACACCGACAACGCCACCGCCGACCTGATCGTGCACCCGGCCCATCGGCGGCGTGGCGTCGGCCGGGCGTTGCACGAGCACGGCGTACGGCTGCTGCGCGGGCGGGGCCGCAAGCGGGTGGTCGGGATGGCGGTCTCCGCGCTGCCCGGCGGCCCGTCCCGCCCGGCGGCCGGTGCGGCGTTCGCCGCCGCGCTGGGCGCGCACCCGGCGCTCCTCGAGGTCCGGCGCCGGCTCGACGTCACCCGGCTGGACCAGGCGGGGCTGGACGCGCTGCTCGCCGAGGCCCGGGGCGGCGCCACGGGCTACCGGACGGTCCAGTGGCGCGGCGGGACGCCGGAGGAGCACCTCGCCGACATCGCCTATCTGGACGGCCGGCTGATGACCGACTCACCCACCGGCGACCTGCACTGGGAGGCGGAGCGGGTGGACGCCGAACGGGTCCGGGGCACCGAACGGGCGCTGGACGCCCGCGGCCGGCGGCGCTACCACACCGCGGTACGCCACGAGGAGTCCGGACGGCTGGTCGCCTGGACGCTGCTCGACGTCGGCGCGTCCGCCGACTGGCACGCGTTCCAGCAGATCACCATCGTCGACCCGGAGCACCGCGGTCACCGGCTCGGCCTGCTCACCAAGATCGAGAATCTGCGCCACCTGCTGGCCCACGAGCCGGCGGTACGCGTGATCGACACCTTCAACGCGGCCGAGAACGCGCACATGGTGCGGATCAACGAGCAGCTCGGCTTCCGCCCGGTCGACGGCTGGACCGACTGGCAGCTGACGATCTGA
- the thrC gene encoding threonine synthase, with product MTSTLAASGIDTSASPARALVCRACSARYPLAAQHACYDCFGPLEVDYDTAELAKVTREQIEAGPANLWRYAALLPAGQDPATRVTLDPGLTPLVAAPHLAAELGITAPLWVKDDSANPTHSFKDRVVSVALTAARALGFSRFACASTGNLANSVAAHAARVGAPSVVFIPSDLEQGKVVTTAVYGGDLVAIDGSYDDVNRLCGELVETDEFEDTAFVNVNVRPYYAEGSKTLGYEVAEQLGWRIPAQVVIPMASGELLTKIDKAFAELVEIGLVEAPAGGWKVFGAQSAGCNPIATALHAGTDTITPVKPTGIAKSLNIGDPAAGLYALEAVRRTGGWMEYVDDDEIRAGIRLLARTTGVFAETAGGVTVAVLRKLVESGRLDPAAETVVFNTGEGLKTLDAVAGQVGPTHRIKPSLRAARDAGLLG from the coding sequence ATGACGTCGACGCTCGCCGCCTCCGGCATCGACACCTCCGCCAGCCCGGCCCGCGCCCTGGTCTGCCGCGCCTGCTCGGCCCGCTACCCGCTCGCCGCCCAGCACGCCTGTTACGACTGCTTCGGCCCGCTGGAGGTCGACTACGACACCGCCGAGCTGGCCAAGGTCACCCGCGAGCAGATCGAGGCCGGCCCGGCCAACCTCTGGCGGTACGCGGCCCTGCTGCCCGCCGGCCAGGACCCGGCGACCCGGGTGACCCTCGACCCGGGGCTCACCCCGCTGGTCGCCGCCCCGCACCTCGCCGCCGAGCTGGGCATCACCGCGCCGCTGTGGGTCAAGGACGACAGCGCCAACCCGACCCACTCGTTCAAGGACCGGGTGGTGTCGGTGGCGCTGACCGCCGCCCGGGCGCTCGGGTTCAGCCGGTTCGCCTGCGCCTCGACCGGCAACCTGGCCAACTCGGTCGCCGCGCACGCGGCCCGGGTCGGCGCGCCGTCGGTGGTCTTCATTCCCAGCGACCTGGAGCAGGGCAAGGTGGTCACCACCGCCGTCTACGGTGGCGACCTGGTCGCCATCGACGGCTCGTACGACGACGTGAACCGGCTCTGCGGGGAGCTGGTGGAGACCGACGAGTTCGAGGACACCGCGTTCGTCAACGTGAACGTGCGCCCCTACTACGCCGAGGGTTCCAAGACGCTCGGCTACGAGGTGGCCGAGCAGCTCGGCTGGCGGATCCCCGCCCAGGTGGTGATCCCGATGGCCAGCGGCGAGCTGCTCACCAAGATCGACAAGGCGTTCGCCGAACTGGTCGAGATCGGCCTGGTCGAGGCCCCGGCCGGCGGCTGGAAGGTGTTCGGCGCCCAGTCGGCCGGCTGCAACCCGATCGCCACCGCGCTGCACGCCGGCACCGACACCATCACTCCGGTCAAGCCGACCGGCATCGCCAAGTCGCTGAACATCGGTGACCCGGCCGCCGGCCTCTACGCGCTGGAGGCGGTGCGGCGTACCGGCGGCTGGATGGAGTACGTCGACGACGACGAGATTCGCGCCGGCATCCGGCTGCTCGCCCGGACCACCGGGGTGTTCGCCGAGACCGCCGGCGGAGTGACGGTGGCGGTGCTGCGCAAGCTGGTCGAGTCGGGCCGGCTCGACCCGGCCGCGGAGACCGTGGTGTTCAACACCGGCGAGGGGCTCAAGACCCTCGACGCGGTGGCCGGCCAGGTCGGCCCGACCCACCGGATCAAGCCGTCGCTGCGCGCCGCCCGCGACGCCGGCCTGCTCGGCTGA
- a CDS encoding DMT family transporter — MRSRAAAFPLLAVLSWGVMFPVLASALVRVDALNLTTARYVLATAILVALLLFREGGGALRPAGRATELVALGVLGFAGFNLLINLALGQAAPQQIALFAATIPLVTQLVRWARDGVRPRPALFALSLVALVGIGLVLTRGRLDGLGEFGVGALLTTGAVLGWAVYTHGGSRFGDWSPLRYTTLTSLAGTLAMLAASVLADLVGWQHAPAAADLVAVAPQLAYAVIVAAVVAVLAWNTGVQRLGAANAALFMNLVPVTTFAVQIARGYQPGAVELVGVALTIAALVAANLVTRPRRATRPRRTSHAEAVAVADPVAVVDPVAVVGR; from the coding sequence ATGCGCTCTCGGGCCGCCGCCTTCCCCCTGCTCGCCGTGCTGAGCTGGGGGGTGATGTTCCCCGTCCTGGCCAGCGCGCTGGTCCGGGTCGACGCGCTCAACCTGACCACCGCCCGGTACGTCCTGGCCACCGCGATCCTGGTCGCCCTGCTGCTGTTCCGGGAGGGCGGCGGCGCACTGCGGCCCGCCGGCCGAGCCACCGAGCTCGTGGCGCTCGGCGTCCTCGGGTTCGCCGGCTTCAACCTGCTGATCAACCTGGCGCTCGGGCAGGCCGCCCCGCAGCAGATCGCGCTCTTTGCCGCCACCATCCCGCTGGTCACCCAGCTGGTCCGCTGGGCGCGCGACGGCGTACGCCCGCGCCCGGCGCTCTTCGCGCTCTCCCTGGTGGCGCTGGTCGGCATCGGTCTGGTGCTCACCCGCGGCCGGCTGGACGGTCTGGGCGAGTTCGGCGTGGGCGCGCTGTTGACGACCGGAGCGGTGCTCGGCTGGGCGGTCTACACGCACGGCGGGAGCCGGTTCGGCGACTGGTCGCCGCTGCGCTACACCACGCTCACCTCGCTCGCCGGCACCCTCGCCATGCTGGCCGCGAGCGTGCTGGCCGACCTGGTCGGCTGGCAGCACGCGCCGGCCGCCGCCGACCTCGTCGCGGTCGCCCCGCAGCTGGCGTACGCCGTCATCGTGGCCGCGGTGGTCGCGGTGCTGGCCTGGAACACCGGCGTGCAGCGGCTCGGCGCGGCCAACGCGGCGCTGTTCATGAACCTGGTGCCGGTGACCACGTTCGCGGTGCAGATCGCCCGCGGCTACCAGCCCGGCGCGGTGGAACTGGTCGGCGTGGCGCTCACCATCGCCGCCCTGGTCGCCGCCAACCTGGTCACCCGTCCGCGCCGCGCCACCCGGCCTCGCCGGACCAGCCACGCCGAGGCGGTGGCCGTCGCCGACCCGGTGGCGGTGGTCGACCCGGTCGCCGTGGTCGGCCGGTAG
- a CDS encoding ArsR/SmtB family transcription factor produces the protein MELHEPELRDVPVTAVLAALADDVRLQIVRALAEGGGEYACGTFEFGVSKATRSHHLKVLREAGLTRTRVAGTSRFVRLRREELDRLYPGLLDAVLTAPTLITPPPRD, from the coding sequence ATGGAGCTGCACGAGCCCGAGTTGCGCGACGTGCCGGTCACCGCCGTGCTGGCCGCGTTGGCCGACGATGTCCGGCTCCAGATCGTCCGCGCGCTCGCCGAGGGCGGCGGCGAGTACGCCTGCGGCACCTTCGAGTTCGGCGTCTCCAAGGCCACCCGCAGCCACCACCTCAAGGTGCTCCGCGAGGCCGGACTCACCCGCACCCGGGTCGCCGGCACCAGCCGCTTCGTCCGGCTGCGCCGCGAGGAGCTGGACCGCCTCTACCCCGGCCTGCTGGACGCGGTCCTCACCGCCCCGACCCTCATCACCCCGCCACCCCGCGACTGA
- a CDS encoding DUF4232 domain-containing protein gives MASRTSRRRLLLAAVPLAAMLPLAACTPGDHAGMGGDGPAASGAVGASPPAAGDGPAACPESGVRIRALGTDAAMGLRALGVELVNCGTAAYPVHGYPSLRLFDGDGAPIPIQLVEGAKGITSGFDDPPRPLILQPGERAGAALLWRNLVTDSTVVATNGERLEVAPATGQPPQAVELDGPIDLGNTGRVGVSAWKKVTDSAPTPTPPAPETPEPTRSAPLL, from the coding sequence ATGGCTTCCCGGACATCCCGCCGCCGACTCCTGCTCGCCGCCGTACCGCTCGCGGCGATGCTGCCGCTGGCCGCCTGCACGCCCGGCGACCACGCCGGGATGGGTGGGGACGGGCCGGCCGCGTCCGGCGCGGTCGGGGCGAGCCCGCCGGCGGCCGGGGACGGCCCGGCCGCATGCCCGGAGTCGGGCGTCCGGATCCGGGCCCTGGGGACCGACGCCGCGATGGGTCTGCGCGCGCTCGGCGTGGAGCTGGTCAACTGCGGTACCGCGGCATACCCGGTGCACGGCTACCCGTCCCTGCGGCTGTTCGACGGCGACGGCGCGCCGATCCCGATCCAGCTGGTCGAGGGGGCGAAGGGCATCACCTCGGGCTTCGACGATCCGCCCCGGCCGCTGATCCTGCAACCGGGCGAGCGCGCCGGTGCCGCCCTGCTCTGGCGCAACCTGGTCACCGACTCCACGGTGGTCGCGACCAACGGCGAGCGCCTGGAGGTGGCCCCGGCCACCGGCCAGCCGCCGCAGGCCGTCGAGCTGGACGGCCCGATCGACCTGGGCAACACCGGCCGGGTCGGGGTCAGCGCCTGGAAGAAGGTCACCGACTCGGCGCCCACGCCGACCCCGCCGGCCCCGGAAACACCGGAGCCCACCCGGTCGGCGCCGCTGCTGTAG
- a CDS encoding choice-of-anchor D domain-containing protein has product MIGTITAMVAVTAVAAPVSAAAAPAAPYTALTVDGNPLSWWHQGSRVYDQAGGAAFTVTPGAGDELTFRAEQAGDAWTFRMAPPSGETWTVGTTYELTAVNPAEDFAFIDVAHNGATCDEAPGYLSVSEATREAGTERLTSFAAFYVISCGSSRHDLFGEIRWNSTVGYAAAGTDTMSHNFGDRTVGGAAASRTITVRSMGSDPVEYGTAGFDTPGAYSITADTCSGTTRAAGETCTVTVSVQPTKLGGEWTFLRLPDNTVIGERLVQLGVNGVDPRTVTVAPASLAFGDQYIAETGGTQSVTVTGTGDTPITFGAATIGGTDAASFGVKADTCKGATLAKNQTCRVDVVAKAAGGGARSATLQLPNDSLTNPRTVPLTLNGVVGARGTYYPLTPVRIMDTRTGNGAPKAKLGPNGTVNLQVTGRGGVPPAGVGAVVLNVTVAEPTASSYLTVYPAGQARPTASSLNFGKGWIRSNSVTVAVGAGGRVAITNYAGSTHAIVDVVGYYASDNTPIISGVGVGGQLQPVVPLRLFDSRSDWGSKLPAGNQVRLAVNYGPDANWRMRAVVVNITAVSPSASGFLTAWNGEWPEPTTSTVNYGAGSVTPNLAVVPIRHCTDCPWGVDLPTFGVYTHKDTHVIVDIVGFIDDGSLANGLRFDPKTPTRIVDSRIGQGLPTNPGPAVIGTVTAPGSVVADNTRALALNVTAVSPTASTYLKLWPNGITGIDQPDVSNLNAAAGQTVANAAVTLIGPTDRFNVYNHSGTTGVVADVVGTYWLYPGTASGSAGQGVSGDTSRSPYRLGDLPTPDKVRK; this is encoded by the coding sequence GTGATCGGCACCATCACCGCGATGGTCGCGGTGACGGCGGTGGCCGCTCCGGTCAGCGCCGCCGCAGCGCCGGCCGCGCCGTACACCGCGTTGACCGTCGACGGCAATCCGCTCTCCTGGTGGCACCAGGGGTCGCGGGTCTACGACCAGGCCGGCGGTGCCGCCTTCACGGTCACTCCGGGCGCCGGTGACGAGCTGACCTTCCGCGCCGAGCAGGCCGGCGATGCCTGGACGTTCCGGATGGCGCCGCCGAGCGGTGAGACCTGGACCGTCGGGACCACCTACGAGCTGACCGCGGTCAACCCCGCCGAGGACTTCGCCTTCATCGACGTCGCGCACAACGGTGCCACCTGCGACGAGGCGCCGGGCTACCTCTCCGTCAGCGAGGCCACCCGGGAGGCGGGAACCGAACGGCTCACCTCGTTCGCCGCCTTCTACGTGATCTCGTGCGGCTCCAGCCGCCACGACCTGTTCGGCGAGATCCGCTGGAATTCGACCGTCGGCTACGCCGCCGCCGGCACCGACACGATGTCGCACAACTTCGGCGACCGCACCGTCGGCGGTGCGGCGGCGAGCCGGACCATCACCGTACGGTCGATGGGCTCGGACCCGGTGGAGTACGGCACGGCCGGGTTCGACACCCCGGGCGCCTATTCGATCACGGCCGACACCTGCTCCGGCACCACCCGGGCGGCCGGCGAGACGTGCACCGTCACGGTGAGCGTGCAGCCGACCAAGCTGGGTGGCGAGTGGACCTTCCTGCGGCTGCCCGACAACACCGTCATCGGCGAGCGGTTGGTGCAGCTGGGCGTCAACGGCGTCGACCCGCGTACGGTCACCGTCGCGCCGGCGTCGCTGGCCTTCGGTGACCAGTACATCGCCGAGACGGGCGGGACCCAGTCGGTGACCGTGACCGGCACCGGCGACACGCCGATCACCTTCGGCGCCGCCACCATCGGCGGCACCGACGCCGCGTCGTTCGGCGTCAAGGCCGACACCTGCAAGGGCGCCACCCTGGCGAAGAACCAGACCTGCCGGGTCGACGTGGTCGCCAAGGCCGCCGGCGGGGGAGCGCGGAGCGCCACCCTCCAGCTGCCGAACGACAGCCTCACCAACCCGCGTACCGTGCCGCTGACCCTCAACGGCGTGGTGGGCGCGCGGGGCACCTACTACCCGCTGACGCCGGTACGGATCATGGACACGCGCACCGGCAACGGCGCCCCGAAGGCCAAGCTGGGCCCCAACGGCACGGTGAACCTGCAGGTGACCGGGCGGGGTGGGGTGCCGCCGGCCGGGGTGGGCGCGGTGGTGCTCAACGTGACCGTCGCCGAGCCGACGGCGTCGAGCTACCTGACCGTGTACCCGGCCGGGCAGGCGAGGCCCACGGCCTCGTCGCTGAACTTCGGCAAGGGCTGGATCCGCTCGAACTCGGTGACGGTGGCCGTCGGCGCCGGCGGCAGGGTCGCCATCACCAACTACGCCGGCTCGACCCACGCGATCGTCGACGTGGTGGGCTACTACGCCAGCGACAACACGCCGATCATCAGCGGCGTCGGCGTCGGTGGGCAGTTGCAGCCGGTCGTGCCGCTGCGGCTGTTCGACAGCCGGAGCGACTGGGGCAGCAAGCTGCCGGCCGGGAACCAGGTCCGCCTCGCCGTGAACTACGGCCCCGACGCCAACTGGCGGATGCGGGCCGTGGTGGTCAACATCACCGCGGTGTCGCCGTCGGCCAGCGGGTTCCTCACCGCGTGGAACGGCGAGTGGCCGGAACCGACGACGTCCACCGTCAACTACGGGGCCGGGTCGGTCACGCCGAACCTGGCGGTCGTGCCGATCCGGCACTGCACCGACTGCCCATGGGGGGTGGATCTGCCGACCTTCGGCGTCTACACGCACAAGGACACCCACGTGATCGTCGACATCGTCGGCTTCATCGACGACGGCAGCCTCGCCAACGGTCTGCGCTTCGACCCGAAGACGCCGACCCGGATCGTGGACAGCCGGATCGGTCAGGGCCTGCCCACCAACCCCGGCCCGGCCGTGATCGGCACGGTCACCGCGCCCGGCTCGGTGGTGGCCGACAACACCCGGGCGCTGGCGCTCAACGTCACCGCGGTCAGCCCCACCGCCAGCACCTACCTGAAGCTGTGGCCGAACGGCATCACCGGCATCGACCAGCCGGACGTGAGCAACCTGAACGCCGCGGCGGGACAGACGGTGGCGAACGCCGCCGTCACCCTGATCGGCCCGACCGACCGGTTCAACGTCTACAACCACTCCGGCACCACCGGTGTGGTGGCCGACGTCGTCGGCACGTACTGGCTCTACCCCGGCACCGCCAGCGGTTCCGCCGGGCAGGGCGTCTCCGGTGACACCTCGCGGTCGCCGTACCGGCTCGGGGACCTGCCCACGCCGGACAAGGTCCGCAAGTGA
- a CDS encoding ABC transporter permease: MAGSQVEARSDGAGGTGSIGAASGYRPSATLPFAAEFRRQAARRRTQLALGFMVLLPLIILIAFQFDSGDDDDNGRGEFGSLIELATSGGLNFTLFTIFVSASFLLVVVVALFCGDTVASEASWGSLRYLLAIPVPRARLLAVKLLVALAYSALALLLLAGTALLIGTLRYGWEPLRSTVAAQLEPGEGLLRLLAVLGYLAVVLLVVAGLAFLLSVTTDAALGAVGGAVLLWILSSILDQITALGALRAFLPTHYSTAWLGLLSTPVQTDDVVRGSISAISYATLFWGLAFWRFTRKDVVS; encoded by the coding sequence ATGGCGGGCTCTCAGGTCGAGGCGCGGTCGGACGGCGCGGGCGGGACCGGCTCGATCGGCGCGGCGTCGGGCTACCGGCCCTCGGCCACCCTGCCGTTCGCGGCGGAGTTCCGCCGCCAGGCGGCGCGGCGGCGTACCCAGCTCGCGCTGGGGTTCATGGTGCTGCTGCCGCTGATCATCCTGATCGCGTTCCAGTTCGACTCCGGCGACGACGACGACAACGGGCGCGGCGAGTTCGGCAGCCTGATCGAGCTCGCCACCAGCGGCGGGCTGAACTTCACCCTGTTCACCATCTTCGTCTCCGCGTCGTTCCTGCTGGTCGTGGTGGTGGCGCTGTTCTGCGGTGACACGGTGGCCAGCGAGGCGAGCTGGGGTAGCCTGCGCTACCTGCTGGCGATCCCGGTGCCCCGGGCCCGGCTGCTGGCGGTGAAGCTGCTGGTGGCGCTCGCGTACTCGGCGCTGGCGCTGCTGCTGCTCGCCGGCACCGCCCTGCTGATCGGCACGTTGCGCTACGGCTGGGAGCCGCTGCGCAGCACGGTCGCCGCGCAACTGGAGCCGGGGGAGGGGCTGCTGCGGCTGCTGGCGGTCCTCGGCTACCTGGCGGTCGTCCTGCTGGTGGTGGCCGGACTGGCGTTCCTGCTGTCGGTCACCACCGACGCCGCGCTCGGCGCGGTCGGCGGCGCGGTGCTGCTCTGGATCCTCTCCAGCATCCTGGACCAGATCACCGCGCTCGGCGCGCTGCGCGCCTTCCTGCCCACCCACTACAGCACCGCGTGGCTGGGGCTGCTCTCCACGCCGGTGCAGACCGACGACGTGGTGCGCGGCTCGATCTCGGCGATCAGCTACGCGACGCTCTTCTGGGGGCTGGCGTTCTGGCGGTTCACCCGCAAGGACGTCGTGTCGTAG